Within the Rhodothermales bacterium genome, the region ACCCTGATCGAGCGTCAGCGCGTCGGCGTACCCGCCGGCGTACCCGAATGCCGAGGCCTTCTTGTCGTTGAACAGCGCGCCGATGCGGTTATCGAGCGGGTCGATGGGAATGGAGAGCATGTTCCATCCCTTGACGACGTTGAAATCGACGCAGGAGCCGGCCGGGAAACGCTGGATGGTGAGCGTCTGCGTGGTTTTGTCGACGAGACGGTACGTGTTGGTGGCCTTGAGGTCGACGTTCACGATGGCGCCGGTTTCGGTGTCGGTCATCCGGTAGAAGCCCGTCGAGAGGCGGCTGGGGTCCCACGTGAAGGTGATGGGGATGCCGCCGCTGATGTTGAGCGTCCAGGTCTGGGGCACCGTCGCCGCCGGCCGGTAGTCGTTGTTCGTGTACGTGATGCCGTCCGGCAGCAGGAAGGACGTGTGAAACACTTCGCTGGGCGGGGGCGGGGGCAGCTTGGACTCGCCGCAGGAGGCGTCGAGGGCGTTGGTGTTCGACGTGCTCTGGCCGATCGCGAAGGTGTTTTCGAGCTTGTATTTGTCCTTGGCCGTCATGTACAGCTTCCAGTCGTAGCCGCAAGCCAGATCGGCGATGGCGGCGTCGAGCTGGATGCGGGGGATGGGGGCCACGCCCGACCGGCCGCTGATCATCACCCCCGTGTCGATGAAGGCGTTCAGGATCTGGCTGATGGTCGCCGTCGGCTTGGCCTGGCGCATGACGGCCCAGGCGCCGGCGGTCATCGGGGCCGAGAAGCTGGTGCCGCTCACGGCGGAGTACCCGCCCGTGAAATCGTACGACGTGGTGATACTCTGTCCCGGCGCGAGCAGCTTGACCATGCTGGCGTGGTTGCTGAACGAGGTGATCGCGTCGTCTTTGGTCGTGGCGCCGACCGCGATCGCCGTCGATATACAGGCCGGCGAGGAAATCGATTTGGTATAGCCGTTGTTGCCGCTGGCGATGATCGTCGCGATGCCGGCCGCCGCGAGCTGGTCGATCGCGGTCTTGGTCGCCGCGTTGGCGGCGTCGCACTGATCGTGGTTTGTGTAGCGTCCGCCGCCCAGGCTCATGTTGACGGCCGCGATCGCGTAGGTCGTGCGCCGGGAGTAGACGTAATCGAGCGCGGCGATGTAGTCGGACGGCCACGCCAACACGTTGCCGCCGCCGTGGTTCGAAAAGACGGTGATGATGGTGGCCTTGGCATCCTTCGCGACGCCGTTGAAGCCGATCGAGCCGTTGTCCTTACCGATCACGACGCCCGTGACCCCGGTGCCGTGGAGGCAGCCGTGGCCGACGGTGGTCGGATCGCAGCCGGCCCCCGAGCCCGTGCCCGTCTGCGTGTCCTGGCCGTTCGGGCAGATCGACGTGGAGACGCCCGCGACGTTTTTGGAGAAACACGCCTCTTCCCGGATGCGGGCCTTGTAGAAGACGTGGTTCAGGTTGTAGCCCGAGTCGAGGATGGCCACGGTCTGGTTCAGACCCGTCTTGCTGGCCGCCCAGGCGGCCTGGGCGCCGATGATCTGGGTCGCTTCCGCCAGCACGGGCGGCACGGGGAGGTCTTCCTGGACGGCCGTCACGCCGGACATGCCGGTGAGGGTGGCCAGGCCGGCGGCATCGACTTCGAGCGCCACCAGCGGGAAGTTTTCATACACCCGGGCATCGCTCAGGCTGAGCGACATCAGGCGGTTGACGGTGGAGGTTTTTCCCGCGGCGGACGCGGTGTCCAGCACGGCGATGACGCGGACGGAGCCCGCGGCGCGGGCTTTGTCCGCCATCTCGAGCACGTGTGCTTGCGTCGCCATCTGGGCGTAGCTGCGCGTCGGCAGGATGCTCAGTACGAGCAGCAAAACGACGGTTTTGTAGAGGTTAGCCATGATAATCGTTAGCCGGAATAATGGGTGCTGAGGGCCAGGCGGGCGGCATCGCCGCCGGTTCGAACGGGGGGTGGGCTGGCGTTACTTGACGAGCACGAGGGTCCGCGCGGCGCGATAGTCACCGGCTTCCAGCGTGTAGTAGTAGAAGCCGGCGGAGAGCGCGCTCGCATCGAACGTCCGCTCGTAGACCCCCGGAGCCTGGATGCTCTCTTCGAGCGTGGCCACGATCTGGCCGAGGGCGTTGAAGACGCGGAGCCGCACCGAAGCGGAGGTCGGCAACTGGTATTTCAGCGTCGTCGTGCGCGAGAACGGATTGGGATAGCCCGGATGCAGCGCGAAGGCGGTGTCGAACGTCGTCGGGTCTTCCGTTCCGACCTGTTCCGCGCCGAGCGTGAGCCGCAACAGGCCCATGGGCTCCGTAATCGTCGCCGGCCGGCTCTCCTGCACCGCGGTGTAGAACGCGGACTGGCCGGATCCATCCGTCACGTACAGGGCCTGATCGCTGAGATTTTCGGCAGTGAGCGTGAGGGGGTAGTCCACGCCGCTCAGCTCGATGAGCGCCGGCGCGGCGAACAGGGCCGCGACCTGCAGGCCCGAGGCGAAGCGGGCGTCGAAAACGTCCCCGGGGGCCTTTGGCGGCAAGGCGTAGTCGAAGGTCTCATCGCTCGACAGGGCCCGCTGCGATACAAACAGGGTCTGCGTGCTCCCGCTCGCAGTGGTCAGCCGGAGCGTCGTCCATTCCGGATCCTCGGCGCGCACCGCGAAGGGCCGGCTGAAGGGGTCCGCATCGGTCTTGCCCGCGCCGACGGTCAGAACGGCCACCTTGTTCGAGTTGACCCAGTACCCGCGGCCGGCCTTCAGGCTGTCCGTCACAAACATGGTCCCGTCGTAGCCGTAGTAGCTGGACAGCACCGTGGTCGAGGGGTTCTTGACGATCGACCCGATGGGCTTGGACTGATTGTGGGGACCAACGAGGTTCCAGCCGATCGCCACGTCGATGCCGCCGTCGGCGTAGATGCCGCAGATGCTGTAGGTCGCCGCTTTTTTGAATTGCATCCAGTACCCTTTGCCCGTCGCCAGCTGCGCGGGGGCCTCATAGCCGGCGTTGAACCCGTAGGGGCGCGCGCGCTTGTCCGAGAAGAGGGCCTGGGGACGCATATCATAAGCTTCCAGCGGGATCGAAAAGAGATTCCAGCCGGCCGTCACCGGCAGATCGATGCACGGACCGTCGGGATACCGTTCGATCACGAGCTCCGTGATCGTCTTGTCCGTGAGCACATATTTGGTCGTGGTGGCCATGTCGATGCTGACATAGCCGCCATTGATCGTATCTTTGAGCCAGAAATCGCCGGCCGGCAGCGCCGTCGGGTCCCATTCGAACGTAAACGAGTGGGCGCCGCTCAGGACGATGCGCCAGGTGACGCGCTGCGACCCATTGCTCCGGTAGTCGGCCGCCGAATACGATTTTGCGTCGGGAAGAAGAAAGCGCGCCCCAAAGATGCCGGGCGGCGGAGGCGGCGGGGTGTCGGCCTCGCCACAGGTTGCATTGACCGCGTCAGACGCCGAGGACGACTGGCCGATGGTGAGGGTCTCTGTCTGCTTTTTAGCGTCCTTGACGCTGATCGGCAATTCCCAGTCGGCCCCACAGGCCGATTGAATGCTCACGTGCTGCGCCTGTGCTGCGGGGGTGGCCGCCGCGAAAAGCAAACACACGAGCCCTAGTGTTGCCGCGGAGTACCGGGAAACATACAAATTCATAGATCCATGCCAGTTATCCGTCGAAGCGGTAGTTGAACAGGGAGGTGGGGTTTGAACATGTAATCGGATTGACGGGGGGTTACTTTATTAAGGTTGGCTCAATTCTTGGCGGAATTATCGACCCCCCGAATGGCAAGCTTTTCAGGAATGGAACACGCGTTTTTTCTCTTCGTCGGGCTGCTGCTCGGATTCTTGATCTGGTTCATCGGCCGGCGCCGCGCGGACGGCGCCTCGAACAAGCCGGCCGCCGTGGGCGATGCCCTGCAGCGCAACCTGTATAGCGTCGCGGAGGAACTCGAACCGTTCCTGCACCGCTCCGCGCATCCGCGGGACCTGCTCACCCATGCCCGGTTTCAGGAAACCCTCGCCCAGCTCGTCGAGGCGGACTTCCCGGTCGAGGTGCTCCTCGCGTATGCCGCCGGCGAGAATCTGGTGATCTCGTGCCTCGCGCTCGAGGCGCTCGCGCAAAAGCCGGAGGATCCCTCCATCGCCATCCGCATCCTCGAGCGGATCCAGCGCATCTACCTCTGGCCGTTTTTCTTCGCCACGCGCGCCATGCAGCGCCACGGCGGCCGGCAGCTGGCCGGCCGGCTCCTCCTGGCGGGGCAGACCTGGTGGAAGGACAACCCCATCCTGCTCGAATTTCTGCGCGGCTTTGTCGGAGAACGCATCGACGAAGGGGAACGCATCACGTTCGAGGGCCTTCTCGACGAGCTGGAGACCGAACAGGCCGACGTGGTCGAGGGGCTCCTCGCGGCGCTGCATCTGGACGCCCTGCAACCGCTCGCCGCCGAGCTGCACGCCTGGCGCAGCGCCCTGATCGACCGCAAGGCGCTGGGGCGGATCGGCACCGTATGGGCCCAGCCGCCGGTCCACGACATCGTGCCCCATGCCGTCCTGGATCACCATGCCGACCAGGTGCTCGAAGCCTTGCGCCAGGATCGGTCGCGCTCGGCGCTCGTCGTAGGCGACGCCGGCGTCGGGAAGACCACGCTCATCCACGCCGTCGCCGGCCGCCTCCAGGCCGAGGGGTGGATCGTCTTCGAAGCCGGCGCGATGGATGTCGTCGCCGGCCAGATGTTTGTCGGCCAGCTCGAAGAACGCGTCCAGGAGCTGATGCGCAACCTCGCCGGCCATCGCAAGGTGCTCTGGGTCATCGCGGACTTCCACGACCTCATCTTCGCCGGCTGGCACCGCGACAACCCGCGCAGCGTGCTCGACATGATCGCGCCCTTCATCGAAAACGGCAGCCTGACGGTGCTGGGAGAGACGGAGCCGGCGGCCTACGAGCGCATCGTCCAGGTCAAGCCCCTGCTCCGATCCAGCCTCAAGGCGATCACCGTCGAGCCGCTCGACGACACGCGCACCCTCGACCTCGCCCGCGCCTGGAGCGAGCGGCGCGCCACCGCCGACGGGTTTCCCCCGATCCGCGAGGAGATCCTGCGCGAGGCCCTGCAACTCGCCCGCCAGTACCTGGACAAGTCGGCCACGCCGGGCAATCTGCTGGACTTGCTGCGGCTCGCCCAGGGGACGCGTTCCGAGGCCGGCGATCCCGAGCCGCTCCGCTCCGAACGTCTCATCGCCACGCTCACCGAGCTGACGGGCCTTCCGGCTTCCCTGCTCAGCGAACGCGAACGGCTGGATCTGGACGCCCTCCGCGCCCTCTTTCAGCAGCGCGTCCTGGGGCAGCCGGAGGCGGTAGATTGCCTGGTCGAACGCGTCGCCATGATCAAGGCCGGCCTGTGCGACCCCTCGCGCCCGTCCGGCGTGTTTCTCTTCGTCGGGCCCACCGGGACGGGGAAAACGGAGATCGCGAAGACCCTCGCCCAGTTTCTCTTCGGCAACCCGGACCGCATGATCCGGCTCGACATGAGCGAGTTCATGACGGAAGACGCGCTCCGCCGGCTGCTCGGCGACGCCGAACGCGGCGCGGAGTCGGTCGCGCTCGTCAACCAGATCCGGAAACAGCCCTTTTCGGTCGTCCTGCTCGACGAATTCGAGAAGGCGCATCCGGGCATCTGGGACCTCTTCCTGCAGGTGTTCGACGACGGCCGGCTCACCGACCGCCGGGGAAACACGGCCGACTTCCGCCACGCGATCATCATCCTCACCTCGAATCTGGGCGCCGCGGTCCCG harbors:
- a CDS encoding AAA family ATPase — its product is MEHAFFLFVGLLLGFLIWFIGRRRADGASNKPAAVGDALQRNLYSVAEELEPFLHRSAHPRDLLTHARFQETLAQLVEADFPVEVLLAYAAGENLVISCLALEALAQKPEDPSIAIRILERIQRIYLWPFFFATRAMQRHGGRQLAGRLLLAGQTWWKDNPILLEFLRGFVGERIDEGERITFEGLLDELETEQADVVEGLLAALHLDALQPLAAELHAWRSALIDRKALGRIGTVWAQPPVHDIVPHAVLDHHADQVLEALRQDRSRSALVVGDAGVGKTTLIHAVAGRLQAEGWIVFEAGAMDVVAGQMFVGQLEERVQELMRNLAGHRKVLWVIADFHDLIFAGWHRDNPRSVLDMIAPFIENGSLTVLGETEPAAYERIVQVKPLLRSSLKAITVEPLDDTRTLDLARAWSERRATADGFPPIREEILREALQLARQYLDKSATPGNLLDLLRLAQGTRSEAGDPEPLRSERLIATLTELTGLPASLLSERERLDLDALRALFQQRVLGQPEAVDCLVERVAMIKAGLCDPSRPSGVFLFVGPTGTGKTEIAKTLAQFLFGNPDRMIRLDMSEFMTEDALRRLLGDAERGAESVALVNQIRKQPFSVVLLDEFEKAHPGIWDLFLQVFDDGRLTDRRGNTADFRHAIIILTSNLGAAVPAGNSVGFGGEQRTFSSDSVERAARQTFRPEFLNRIDRVVVFRPLSRTIARDILLKELRDVLTRRGLRNRDWAVEWEDSALDFLLEKGFSNELGARPLKRAIERYLLSPLAMTIVNHQFPEGDQFLFVRSAGDGLDVEFIDPDQADTEDAPAAEARPPEAPFQLQPLVLEPLGTRAEVDGLVDRFEALLDAIESDAWEQRKAAALERTAEASFWEWDGRYDVLSQVEFMDRIERAADTAESLLTRLQGEGRQERSAYSPVLIQRLAQRLYVLERAIEQEASSAPRDAFLLIDTGRDGAPAGADAREFAEAIGGMYVGWAQKRQMRHTVLQRFGEGGSEPGRMILAVTGFGSYGILAGEDGWHVWEAPGEGKSFQRLRVRVRVAPQPVRPADTAAALRQQAEATLAGLPANAVIVRRYRKEPSPLVRDSRGAWRTGRLDRVLAGDFDVMGGG
- a CDS encoding T9SS type A sorting domain-containing protein — protein: MSIQSACGADWELPISVKDAKKQTETLTIGQSSSASDAVNATCGEADTPPPPPPGIFGARFLLPDAKSYSAADYRSNGSQRVTWRIVLSGAHSFTFEWDPTALPAGDFWLKDTINGGYVSIDMATTTKYVLTDKTITELVIERYPDGPCIDLPVTAGWNLFSIPLEAYDMRPQALFSDKRARPYGFNAGYEAPAQLATGKGYWMQFKKAATYSICGIYADGGIDVAIGWNLVGPHNQSKPIGSIVKNPSTTVLSSYYGYDGTMFVTDSLKAGRGYWVNSNKVAVLTVGAGKTDADPFSRPFAVRAEDPEWTTLRLTTASGSTQTLFVSQRALSSDETFDYALPPKAPGDVFDARFASGLQVAALFAAPALIELSGVDYPLTLTAENLSDQALYVTDGSGQSAFYTAVQESRPATITEPMGLLRLTLGAEQVGTEDPTTFDTAFALHPGYPNPFSRTTTLKYQLPTSASVRLRVFNALGQIVATLEESIQAPGVYERTFDASALSAGFYYYTLEAGDYRAARTLVLVK
- a CDS encoding S8 family serine peptidase, with amino-acid sequence MANLYKTVVLLLVLSILPTRSYAQMATQAHVLEMADKARAAGSVRVIAVLDTASAAGKTSTVNRLMSLSLSDARVYENFPLVALEVDAAGLATLTGMSGVTAVQEDLPVPPVLAEATQIIGAQAAWAASKTGLNQTVAILDSGYNLNHVFYKARIREEACFSKNVAGVSTSICPNGQDTQTGTGSGAGCDPTTVGHGCLHGTGVTGVVIGKDNGSIGFNGVAKDAKATIITVFSNHGGGNVLAWPSDYIAALDYVYSRRTTYAIAAVNMSLGGGRYTNHDQCDAANAATKTAIDQLAAAGIATIIASGNNGYTKSISSPACISTAIAVGATTKDDAITSFSNHASMVKLLAPGQSITTSYDFTGGYSAVSGTSFSAPMTAGAWAVMRQAKPTATISQILNAFIDTGVMISGRSGVAPIPRIQLDAAIADLACGYDWKLYMTAKDKYKLENTFAIGQSTSNTNALDASCGESKLPPPPPSEVFHTSFLLPDGITYTNNDYRPAATVPQTWTLNISGGIPITFTWDPSRLSTGFYRMTDTETGAIVNVDLKATNTYRLVDKTTQTLTIQRFPAGSCVDFNVVKGWNMLSIPIDPLDNRIGALFNDKKASAFGYAGGYADALTLDQGKGYWFYSSKPKTFNVCGHTPGTNVPLVAGWNLIGGFDVDMKASTLTTSPGGLIQSAFYGYDNGYVEADSLKKGRAYWVKSSGAGNLVVQTGISGAPQQPIDRPVATLSRRRSVDSTWTELEIVDAAGQVQTLYLAPRTLEEDDAIAFLRPPMPPELTFDARFIDNAQVGILDAKADTVLLRGAAFPIRVTAHNLNSRRITLNDAARDVYAETLSEGKTITLAQPVSGLLLSAAAVASSTDDEGLLPIAYALEQSYPNPFSERTTIRFALPRAGHVALRVYDVLGREVEELVDAPMPAGYHEVVFDGSRAASGLYVYRIETDDYVAIRQMMRVR